One region of Eupeodes corollae chromosome 1, idEupCoro1.1, whole genome shotgun sequence genomic DNA includes:
- the LOC129938408 gene encoding transcription factor Adf-1-like, with amino-acid sequence MVNGVRLWLLEKNMDKNEFDERLILEVEANPVHYNKADPFYSDRNKKEQIWNYIGYVLNADVTTCKDRWKNLRNTFSKYYKKEKNVPSGSQAYAKKPWPYFEIMKFLVPNIEVPRTVGNMARGKENSFQLQDDTEDSFPTVSCWTSETPSPPA; translated from the exons atggtgaatggtgttcggctgtggcttcttgaaaaaaatatggataaaaac GAGTTTGATGAAAGGTTAATTTTAGAAGTGGAGGCCAATCCAGTGCATTACAATAAAGCCGACCCTTTCTATTCCGATAGAAATAAGAAGGAACAAATTTGGAATTACATTGGATATGTTTTGAATGCAGatg taacAACGTGCAAAGATAGGTGGAAGAATTTGAGAAATACATTctcgaaatattataaaaaagaaaaaaatgtgccGAGTGGGTCGCAGGCATATGCGAAGAAGCCATGGccgtattttgaaataatgaagTTTTTAGTTCCGAACATCGAAGTGCcaag AACTGTCGGGAATATGGCACGAGGAAAAGAAAACTCTTTCCAATTGCAGGATGATACCGAGGACTCATTCCCTACGGTTTCGTGCTGGACTTCGGAAACACCATCACCACCAGCATGA